From the genome of Argentina anserina chromosome 4, drPotAnse1.1, whole genome shotgun sequence, one region includes:
- the LOC126789956 gene encoding uncharacterized protein LOC126789956, with protein sequence MSDWGPVFIAVVLFVLLSPGLLFQVPGRHGCVEFGSFHTSGAAIMVHSLLYFALICVFVLAIKVHFYLG encoded by the coding sequence ATGTCTGACTGGGGACCGGTGTTTATTGCGGTGGTGCTGTTCGTGCTGTTGTCGCCGGGTCTGCTGTTCCAGGTTCCTGGGCGGCATGGATGCGTGGAGTTTGGGAGCTTTCACACGAGCGGCGCGGCCATAATGGTTCACTCCCTCCTTTACTTTGCTCTCATTTGCGTCTTCGTGCTGGCCATCAAGGTCCACTTTTACCTTGGTTAA
- the LOC126792018 gene encoding nuclear transport factor 2B, producing MDPDAVAKAFVEHYYSQFDSNRAALANLYQEGSMLTFEGQKIQGSQNIVAKLTSLPFQQCQHSITTVDCQPSGPAGGMLVFVSGNLQLAGEQHALKFSQMFHLMPTPQGSFYVFNDIFRLNYA from the exons ATGGATCCAGACGCGGTGGCCAAGGCATTCGTGGAGCACTACTACTCGCAGTTCGATTCGAACCGCGCCGCCCTAGCCAATCTCTACCAGGAAGGCTCCATGTTGACCTTCGAAGGCCAGAAGATCCAAGGCTCTCAGAACATCGTCGCTAAGCTCACCAGCCTCCCCTTCCAGCAGTGCCAGCACAGCATCACCACCGTCGATTGCCAGCCCTCTGGCCCCGCCGGCGGCATGCTCGTCTTCGTCAGCGGCAACCTCCAGCTCGCCGGTGAACAGCACGCCCTCAAGTTCAGCCAG ATGTTCCATCTGATGCCTACTCCACAAGGAAGCTTTTACGtcttcaatgatattttccGATTGAACTACGCTTGA
- the LOC126792017 gene encoding uncharacterized protein LOC126792017 isoform X2 — protein sequence MMIKTTTSSSRDCSLSVASYSQLESVKGNVEGIQIAEALTEPIEKEVTEISEGGEKEAKSKNEGGGGGGESDKEEMVKELKSLKRQNTITHWLLSVMIVLTVAWQASEVAMLLKVKHGLSHPLSYVGSVFSSLFSGGSDQAAENEKQKNDTFTSLKMPELPSVELPDIGLHGKKHKEIEFDSFCFFE from the exons ATGATGATAAAGACGACCACCTCCTCCTCTCGCGATTGCTCTCTCAG TGTAGCATCCTATTCCCAGTTAGAATCAGTGAAGGGAAATGTCGAGGGGATTCAGATAGCCGAAGCCTTAACCGAGCCGATCGAGAAAGAGGTGACAGAAATCTCGGAAGGTGGTGAAAAGGAGGCGAAAAGTAAGAATgagggtggtggtggtggtggtgaatcAGACAAAGAAGAGATGGtgaaagaattgaaaagtctGAAGAGACAGAACACCATCACGCACTGGCTTTTATCTGTGATGATAGTGCTGACTGTAGCTTGGCAAGCCTCGGAGGTGGCCATGCTCTTGAAAGTGAAGCATGGATTGAGCCACCCCTTGAGCTACGTCGGGAGCGTGTTTTCGAGCTTGTTCTCGGGGGGTTCGGATCAAGCTGCAGAGAACGAGAAGCAAAAAAATGATACATTCACTTCTCTCAAGATGCCTGAGCTCCCCTCTGTGGAGCTACCTGATATTGGTTTACATGGGAAAAAACATAAAGAGATCGAGTTtgattctttttgtttttttgagtGA
- the LOC126792017 gene encoding uncharacterized protein LOC126792017 isoform X1, translating to MESKDQNVELIDEAIKRLLEERRNRGVSGESFFQGDDDKDDHLLLSRLLSQLESVKGNVEGIQIAEALTEPIEKEVTEISEGGEKEAKSKNEGGGGGGESDKEEMVKELKSLKRQNTITHWLLSVMIVLTVAWQASEVAMLLKVKHGLSHPLSYVGSVFSSLFSGGSDQAAENEKQKNDTFTSLKMPELPSVELPDIGLHGKKHKEIEFDSFCFFE from the exons ATGGAATCCAAAGATCAGAATGTGGAGCTGATTGACGAGGCGATCAAGAGGCTTTTGGAGGAGAGGAGAAACAGAGGAGTCTCCGGCGAGAGCTTTTTCCAAGGAGATGATGATAAAGACGACCACCTCCTCCTCTCGCGATTGCTCTCTCAG TTAGAATCAGTGAAGGGAAATGTCGAGGGGATTCAGATAGCCGAAGCCTTAACCGAGCCGATCGAGAAAGAGGTGACAGAAATCTCGGAAGGTGGTGAAAAGGAGGCGAAAAGTAAGAATgagggtggtggtggtggtggtgaatcAGACAAAGAAGAGATGGtgaaagaattgaaaagtctGAAGAGACAGAACACCATCACGCACTGGCTTTTATCTGTGATGATAGTGCTGACTGTAGCTTGGCAAGCCTCGGAGGTGGCCATGCTCTTGAAAGTGAAGCATGGATTGAGCCACCCCTTGAGCTACGTCGGGAGCGTGTTTTCGAGCTTGTTCTCGGGGGGTTCGGATCAAGCTGCAGAGAACGAGAAGCAAAAAAATGATACATTCACTTCTCTCAAGATGCCTGAGCTCCCCTCTGTGGAGCTACCTGATATTGGTTTACATGGGAAAAAACATAAAGAGATCGAGTTtgattctttttgtttttttgagtGA
- the LOC126792016 gene encoding calmodulin-binding transcription activator 4, giving the protein MQSGSEYNINELFQEAQNRWLKPVEVLFILQNHEKFKVTPEPPQQPVSGSLFLFNKRILRFFRRDGHNWRKKRDGRTVGEAHERLKVGNVETLNCYYAHGEDNPNFQRRSYWMLDPAYDHIVLVHYREISEVKPSPGSYMQSPVSSSSFSQSPVSNSTQHPGSASMISELYEPYTSPGSVEVSSDLIIKTDGRESVDAVYRTGDSDGSSKADVNQALRRLEEQLSLNDDSFKEFVADNPNGSDIPEHPGDQFTDFHGQEHIIHDQFYSGHSLMRGSAENSSDILDYHSNTVNQDPFTSFRPEHIVNDQFYSAHAQMQSNVELSGNHRQFNDQVFLDGNKESASWKEVLNSSKTSSVVEPQETGLYTLDRNEKLSSSLSGANGVFEYPSLSRPEEVEGFKISPYSSAIETHSDYFTSFFEQGHMGTLDSDISLTVAQKQKFTIRDISPEWGDANEATKVIVIGSFLCDPSESAWSCMFGNIEVPAQIIQEGVICCEAPPHLPGKVTLCITSGNRESCSEVREFEFRVKSSNFTPNNSPPKESSRSAEELLLLVRFAQILLSDSSVQNRDTVESDFVRKSKADDDTWGSVIEALLVGSGSSSSTIYWLLEEFLKDKLQQWLSSRSQGLDQTDCSLSRKEQGMIHMIAGLGFEWALNPILNLGVNINFRDINGWTTLHWAARFGREEMVAVLVASGASAGAVTDPSSQDPIGKTPASIAAIHGHKGLAGYLSEFSLTSHLSSLTLEESEISRGCAELEAELTINSVSKSNLENNEDQAPLKNTLAAVRNAAQAAARIQSAFRAHSFRRRQQNEADVTIDEYGISSEDIQGLSAMSKLNFRNPRDYNSAALSIQKKYRGWKGRKDFLALRQKVVKIQAHVRGYQVRKHYKVICWAVGILDKVVLRWRRKGVGLRGFRHEAEPTEESEDEDILKVFRKQKVDGAIDEAVSRVLSMVESPEAREQYQRMLERYHQAKAELGSTSGEAGAANSLEDFVNMEDLDMYQFP; this is encoded by the exons ATGCAATCAG GCTCAGAATATAACATTAACGAGCTCTTTCAAGAAGCTCAAAACCGGTGGCTGAAGCCGGTCGAAGTGCTGTTCATTTTGCAGAATCATGAGAAGTTTAAGGTCACCCCTGAGCCTCCTCAACAACCTGTTA GTGgatctttgtttctttttaacaAGAGGATCCTTCGGTTTTTCCGTAGAGACGGGCACAATTGGCGTAAAAAGAGGGATGGGAGAACTGTTGGTGAAGCACATGAACGGCTTAAG GTTGGAAATGTTGAGACATTAAATTGTTATTACGCACATGGGGAGGACAATCCGAATTTTCAGAGGCGCAGCTATTGGATGTTGGATCC GGCATATGATCACATTGTTCTTGTTCATTATAGGGAAATCAGTGAG GTAAAGCCCAGTCCTGGATCTTATATGCAATCACCagtatcttcttcttccttcagcCAGAGTCCGGTCTCGAATTCAACCCAACATCCAGGATCTGCTTCCATGATTAGCGAGCTGTATGAACCTTATACCAGTCCAGGTTCTGTAGAAGTTAGTTCAGATCTAATCATCAAGACAGATGGAAGAGAGAGCGTAGATGCCGTATATAGAACAGGAGACTCAGATGGTTCATCCAAAGCTGATGTTAATCAAGCTTTGCGACGTCTAGAAGAGCAGTTAAGTTTGAATGATGATAGCTTCAAAGAATTTGTGGCTGATAATCCAAATGGTTCAGATATCCCGGAGCACCCTGGCGATCAATTCACTGACTTCCATGGACAAGAACATATCATTCATGATCAGTTCTATAGTGGGCATTCTCTGATGCGAGGGAGTGCTGAAAATAGTTCAGATATCTTGGATTACCACAGTAATACCGTCAATCAGGATCCGTTTACCTCCTTCCGACCAGAACACATTGTAAATGATCAGTTTTACAGCGCACATGCTCAGATGCAAAGTAATGTAGAGCTTAGTGGTAATCATCGTCAATTCAATGATCAAGTATTTTTAGATGGTAACAAAGAATCGGCATCTTGGAAAGAGGTTCTGAATTCATCTAAGACTTCATCAGTTGTGGAACCCCAGGAGACAGGCTTGTATACATTGGACAGAAAT GAAAAGCTATCGTCGTCATTGAGTGGTGCAAATGGGGTGTTCGAATATC CTTCTTTGTCACGGCCTGAAGAAGTTGAaggtttcaaaatttctccatACTCGTCTGCAATAGAAACACATTCGGACTActttacatcattttttgAGCAAGGACATATGGGAACTCTTGATTCAGATATCAGTTTGACTGTTGCACAAAAGCAAAAATTTACAATCCGGGACATTTCTCCAGAGTGGGGTGATGCCAATGAAGCTACAAAG GTCATTGTTATTGGATCTTTTCTGTGTGATCCATCAGAATCTGCATGGTCTTGTATGTTTGGCAACATTGAAGTTCCTGCTCAGATCATTCAAGAAGGTGTAATCTGTTGTGAAGCTCCACCTCACCTTCCGGGGAAGGTGACACTCTGCATTACTTCAGGCAATCGGGAGTCCTGCAGTGAAGTTAGGGAATTTGAGTTTCGCGTCAAGAGCAGCAACTTTACTCCAAATAATTCCCCTCCAAAAGAATCTAGTAGGAGTGCAGAAGAACTTTTATTACTTGTCAGATTTGCTCAAATTCTCTTGTCTGACTCATCAGTGCAAAACAGAGACACGGTTGAGTCTGATTTTGTGAGAAAATCAAAAGCGGATGATGATACTTGGGGTAGTGTAATTGAGGCTCTTTTAGTGGGCAGTGGAAGTTCATCAAGTACCATATATTGGCTTCTGGAAGAGTTTCTAAAAGACAAGTTGCAGCAATGGCTTTCTTCCAGATCCCAGGGACTTGACCAGACAGATTGTTCCTTATCCAGGAAGGAGCAAGGCATGATTCACATGATTGCTGGGTTGGGCTTTGAGTGGGCATTAAACCCAATACTTAATCTTGGAGTCAATATAAATTTCCGGGATATAAATGGGTGGACTACTCTACATTGGGCTGCGCGTTTTGGAAG GGAAGAGATGGTTGCTGTACTTGTTGCTTCTGGTGCATCAGCTGGAGCGGTGACAGACCCCAGTTCCCAAGATCCTATAGGCAAAACTCCGGCATCTATTGCAGCCATCCATGGGCATAAGGGACTTGCAGGTTATCTTTCAGAGTTTTCGCTCACTAGTCATCTGTCATCCCTTACACTGGAAGAAAGTGAGATTTCCAGAGGCTGTGCTGAGCTTGAAGCAGAATTAACGATAAATAGCGTCTCAAAGAGTAATCTGGAGAATAATGAAGACCAGGCCCCCCTTAAGAACACCTTAGCGGCAGTCAGAAATGCAGCACAGGCTGCTGCACGCATACAATCTGCTTTTCGGGCTCATTCTTTCAGAAGGCGACAACAGAATGAAGCCGATGTCACTATAGACGAATATGGTATCAGTTCAGAGGATATACAAGGCCTTTCAGCTATGTCAAAGCTAAACTTTCGTAATCCACGTGATTACAATTCAGCTGCATTGTCTATTCAGAAGAAATACCGAGGCTGGAAAGGCCGCAAGGATTTCCTGGCACTCCGCCAGAAAGTTGTCAAGATACAG GCACATGTGAGAGGTTATCAAGTTAGGAAGCACTACAAGGTAATCTGTTGGGCCGTTGGGATTCTGGACAAAGTGGTACTTAGATGGCGGAGAAAAGGAGTTGGTCTGCGCGGTTTTCGCCACGAGGCAGAGCCCACTGAGGAAAGTGAAGATGAAGACATCCTCAAGGTGTTCCGCAAACAGAAAGTCGATGGAGCCATTGATGAGGCAGTCTCGCGGGTGTTGTCCATGGTTGAGTCCCCAGAGGCCCGTGAGCAATATCAGCGCATGCTGGAGAGGTACCATCAAGCTAAG gctgaattgggcAGCACAAGTGGTGAGGCAGGAGCAGCAAATTCCCTTGAGGATTTTGTTAATATGGAAGACCTTGATATGTATCAGTTCCCTTAG